The nucleotide sequence TACTGGAATAGTTGTCGTTCTTTGTTTTCGAACGTTCATTCTTTCATAAGTGAAATCTTCAAATTCAACTTGTTTATTTTGTTCGATTGTTAAGTCGTAATGGTGAATAATCGTTTTTGCCATATGGGACGGGATTACCTGTTCGATCGTTTTGCCGCAAGGATTCGTATTAATTAATTTTACTGCAGCATCATTGACAAAAATATAACGATACTTCTCATCTATTTTTTCCATAAAGAACACAGCATCATTACTATTTTTGAATAACAAATTCAATAGATCCATTGAAAAAATGGAACTCATTATCCTTGTCCCCCTACTTTACTGATCTTTACAGAAAGCTTTCTATTTTATCATTCACAAAAAGTTTGCATTTCTCATATTGGATTTGTTCTTCAGATGGCTGAACATGAACCAACTGTATTTTTTCGTCATGAATTTCAAACTCATATTCCCCTAATACCGTGGCATTTCCGATAAGTGCTAATTCCCAGCTTCCTTCATTAGTTGAAACTTCACATTGAACAAAGCCACCTGGGTTATAGACGGTTACTTTACTATTCGTAACGAAACCTTCAATAGAGGCTATTAGTGCAGAAGCAGTCATTGCAGTACCACAAGCATTTGTAAAGCCTACACCCCGCTCATAAGTTCGGACAAATATTTCATTAGGCGATAATGGCTGGACATAGCTGACATTTACCCCATCAGGGCAATATTCATTTTCGCTGTTCAAATAGGATGCGAGCTGTTGTTGGTGTCTCGTATTTTCGATATATTTTTTATCAACGATTCCGATTAAATGCGGGTTCGGTACAGAAATCGCAGTAAAAGGAATTTCTTCTGAGAAAGCAGGTATAATTTCATGGCGCAATTGTTTTTTGTTATCTACCTTCATTGGTAATGATGATAACTCAAATGAAACGGGCGAAATTTCTACAGAGTATGTAGGAAGCTGTTCAAAAATGGAATCCTCTCGTTTCACTTTCAAACAGGCATGCATTGTTTCGATAACCGCTTCATTAACATTTAATTTTTCACAGACATAACGTGCGACGCAGCGCAATCCATTCCCGCACATCGAAGCTTCCGATCCGTCTGCATTGATAACGCGCATTTTTGCATCTGCAACAGAAGAAGGAAGCACCAATAATAAGCCATCTGCACCACCATTATTTGATGGTTGACATAATTGTTTTGTGATATTCACAAAATTAAATTGTTCATCATATAATGCTTCGTATAAATAAAATGTATTTCCAGAACCATGAACTTTTGTAAGTTGGATATTCATATTTTGTGCCTCCGCGTTCTCTCTTATTTTATTATATTATACTTTTAAAAAATTCATCTTGTCATTAATAGTTTTTATTTACGCACTTTTCTGAATATATCGACTTTTAGCAGAAAAAAATGTTTTTTTCGAGCTTGAAAGTTGCGTCAAGAGAATATATTATAATAAACTGTAGATATATTTCTTATTTCGATATTGTTATTAATTGTCTAGGATAGAGCGAGACATACGAATTATGCATAATAGTTTAACGTCAAATTCTTTTAGGTAAGATCAAGCTCGAAATGACTACTGCCTTATGATAAAGAACCTTTTAGCATCAGAAGATTATTTGCACCATTTCTTTAACAACAGGCTCTACCATTTTCTTCTTAAAAGGAGGCGTTTCACATGTTAAAACAAAGAGAACTTCATGAAACAGCAGAATTATACGAATTATTACGTCATCCGTCTGTGTTTCCATTCGTACGTCAGAAAGCGACTTCAGCTGAAGAGTATTTATTTATGACTAAACAATTAATAGAAGAAGAACAAAACGGATTAACGATTTCACGTACAATTGTAGATGATTGGGGTGCCCCAATCGGAACAATCAGTATTTTTGATATCCAAGATGGCGCCGGCTTTTTAGGAACATGGATCGGCAAGCCATATCAAGGCATCGGTTATAATCAGAAAGCGAAATTAGCGTTTTTAAATGAACTATTTTTCGATTATGATTTCCATACAGTTTTCTTACGCATCCGGGAAGAAAATGCACGCTCACAAGCAGCAGCATTAAAATTACCTTATGTAGTAGATGCTGCGGAATCAAATCCATCTCTTTTCACAGAAATTAATCAAGGCGTAAATAAATTCCGTCTTTTTAAAATTCCAAAGGATCTGTTCTATTTAACAACTGCAAATACGCACGAGGAAACAGAAGAACAGGCAATGTAAAAAGGAAATTTTCACTAGTGACGTGATAACCTTCTTTACGCTTATATGTAAGAGGCGTCAAAAATATTCCTTAAACAAAACAAGGGGCTACCTTAAAAGTATGAACTTTTAGGTAACCCCTTTTCTATTTATTATTTTTCATATTGAGTAATTAAGGCAACCATTTCTTTCGGTGTTTTCGGATGTTCGACTTCAAGCATATGGTCGATCATTTCTTCCGCTTTCTCTTCAAGCTTTTGAATCGCTTGCATGAGTGATTCTTTTGTCAATTTTTCCTCGTCCAATACTTGTGCAAAGCCTTGTTTTTTAAATAAGTTGGCATTTAAAATCTGATCTCCACGACTTTTTGCAGCAGAAAGAGGAATGAGCAACATCGGCTTATGCAATGCTAAAAATTCAAAAATCGAGTTTGAACCTGCTCGCGATACAACAAAATCTGTAGCATACAGTAAATCAG is from Solibacillus isronensis and encodes:
- the dapF gene encoding diaminopimelate epimerase, coding for MNIQLTKVHGSGNTFYLYEALYDEQFNFVNITKQLCQPSNNGGADGLLLVLPSSVADAKMRVINADGSEASMCGNGLRCVARYVCEKLNVNEAVIETMHACLKVKREDSIFEQLPTYSVEISPVSFELSSLPMKVDNKKQLRHEIIPAFSEEIPFTAISVPNPHLIGIVDKKYIENTRHQQQLASYLNSENEYCPDGVNVSYVQPLSPNEIFVRTYERGVGFTNACGTAMTASALIASIEGFVTNSKVTVYNPGGFVQCEVSTNEGSWELALIGNATVLGEYEFEIHDEKIQLVHVQPSEEQIQYEKCKLFVNDKIESFL
- a CDS encoding GNAT family N-acetyltransferase gives rise to the protein MLKQRELHETAELYELLRHPSVFPFVRQKATSAEEYLFMTKQLIEEEQNGLTISRTIVDDWGAPIGTISIFDIQDGAGFLGTWIGKPYQGIGYNQKAKLAFLNELFFDYDFHTVFLRIREENARSQAAALKLPYVVDAAESNPSLFTEINQGVNKFRLFKIPKDLFYLTTANTHEETEEQAM